The window ATTGTTTTTCATTTGGATAGaattataatcattattCATAGGGCTAGCCATACAATTTGAATTTACAATACTAATATGtttgctattattattattattcccagtattgtcattattattattattattattattactaattcGTGGTGATTTGGTATTAAATGTGAGGATAGTatcttttccttttttcaatgtatttgtaataaaattatcatcTTTTCgtatattatcatcatcatacCAATTCGTGtgactatttatattattatttaaattttcatcttcatttatattttgtatcagtttattttcaatatcctttttttcattatttatatttgttccACTTTTTTTGGGCGCAAAAAGTATAGCTTGTTTcatatgaatataattttttttaatgctactattattatatacgttcatattattataactatTACTATTTTTGTACTTTTACAATTTGGTAATACTTTTCGTTGTACCACTCCAGTTTTCAAATGAGTCTTTCATGAGTAATGAACTAAAagttattaaattatattcttctttatttatcacatgtacatgtatataatttttttttttttttttttcatttccttttattttattaatttatttatttatttattgttttatcTTATTAATGTGTATTcctcaatatatatatatttttttatcatatacattatatttataattttttaattatttgtacattgaatttttttttttatctttttatttCCATCAGACCTTTAATTAGCCACtctttattttgtatatatatatttttttttttcttaacatttaaaaatatatgctttaaaaaatatgaacatgttaatatattatcttatattttattataattttttttttttttcaaaagtTGCAATAAATCGTATGGACATGTATATGTAGAGATATATCTCTATCGAATTagtaacaatatatatatataaattttttttaacaaatttatattattagttattttattataagcATATATAATTGTCTATGAATCGTTAACGTATAATCAGACATGTTAATAAGCATTTTAAATAactaaaaaaatcaaataaacatttataatattacatttttttacacTTTAAATGTGTGTGTGAGGAGGAAGtgaacaaatataattatattgatgaaataaaataaaaaaaagaaaaaaaaagaaaaaaaaagaaaaaaaagaaaaaaaaaaattaattacaaATTATTTCGTcagtttatttattattattactaccattattatcactaccattattattactatcattattatcataccCTTTTTAACCTAACAATGTTCAAAATCATATTCCTAAGTATTATGCCAGCATGTAGTATTGACCTTTCTCACTACAAGTGTGTGTATACTTCCCAATTAAATTTCAACAAaacatttattatcattatttttaccTTACCAGCTAGCTAtttttcgaaaaaaaaaattatactaaGCTAGAAAGTACATAAAAAAAGGGGAAATGAAATACCTTGGTACTTATAATCTtatctttttatttaatttaaaaaatgtatatagcGGAATAAAGAACAACACTTTTTAGTTATTACACATATTATGCCCATAGAACGATCACTGTATTTTTATAgcttttttataattcaaagggataataaaaatttatatacatatacatgtatccattttttttttctcggTTTAAAACACTTGctcttaaattatttaaacgCTTTTCacattattatgttttttttttttttttttttttttttaattttataaaaaagaatGGGAGCTTATTTTTACTATGATTTCATGTTATTTTGCTACACATATAAACACCCTTTTCCTTATgcacatatttataaaaaaaaaaaaaaaaattaaaacttcAACACATttaatttccttttttttaattgcccATTTTCCTCTCTCTCTATTATGTataagacaaaaaaaaaataaactagATGAAGCCATATTTAACATTACatatttatgaataaaatcattttaataaaagaaataataataaataaaaatgaagaaaaaaaacaaatatcataattaagtaccttaaaaacaaaaatgtaaatagcatgattaataaaaaataaagaaatattttttttttttttcccacgCCCTCCCATTTTTTCggtatatgcatataaatagCTTCAAAAAAAACCcactaaaaaaattgtaaaaaggTCACAAAAATACACACTTTCATcgaaattattaataaaggGAAGTTAAGAGAAAGTATTCGaagtaatattatatattttatattatttattattgtttgaaatttttttttttgtatctcaaattattatgcatttttttttttttatttcatttctcTTTTTCATAATACTGTATAGCCCCTTTCCAGCTAGCTAAAATATtcaagaaattaaaaattaggggtatttaaaaaaaaaaatgtatgtgtgtatatataaaagggTCAATGagatgaatatttatttgcaCACATAATTAAGCAAGAAATTATTTCAATGCAAAACTTATTATGTATAAGTATTTCCACTTTTATTCTATACAGCCACCTATAAAAAGTATTCGAATTAGGCTCTTCACTTATTCCATTCTTTCTTTTGGTTTTAAAAATGGAGTTCAATTTAGACGGTTTTAACGATTTCGACAAGTtagataatattttaataaatgaaatagagaaagaaaaaaaacaaaatgttGGAGACAAGCGTAAATTTGACATATATGATGATTATCAAGAGTTACTAAATACTAaaatccaaaaaaaaaaaaataaaaaaaaagagactgtaaataataattatgaccATGTCAGCAATATTTATGAACAAGGTCAGGAAAATATACAAACAAATGataattatcatatattatttaatcgAGAATTTCACAACCATTACATATTTAATGATTATAAATACTTAAAAGAATAtgtgtataaaaataatttaatgagtgatgatatatattttaaaagagatgaaattataatgaaaaataaaattgattcACAAAAAATGTTTCAAACTAATGAAGATTTAACcgattttataaaaatttatgatgttaataataattatccaccaatttatttaaatttatttaaaaaatcagATAAAAATACCACTTCTCAATCGTCATACAATTATCAATTTAAGACTCATGATGAAGAACACAATTTATCTACATGTacaaaatcaaaaaaaagaaattttaGAGATATGTTAGAAAGAGTGTTAAACGAAATAAAACaagaaaatatagataaagaaaacaaaaaaaaatatgaatatacatCTACAAATAATTTGATGTCTAAACAAAATGATGAATCTAATATGTCTTGTCAAAAAATGATTactgaaaatattaattttgtagaaAAATATAGAGGCAAATATTTTTCAGAACTTTTAACAGATGAAACTATAAATAGAGAAGTTCTTTTATGGATCAAACAATGGAatgatttaataaaaaaagaaaaagaaattatgtacaaaaataatgaagaagaaaaaaaagaatatttaaaaaaatttaatgattttccaaaaatattattattaggtGGTTCAGCAGGAAAAGGAAAAACTACTTTAGCGTATGTAATTGCTAATCATTtcaaatttaatgttattgAAATAAATGGTAGTGATGATAGAAACAAAGAAACTTTGATTCCATTTATAGAATCTATTGTTTGTAATAACTCAATCGGATCAAAACCtaatatttgtataattGATGAAATTGATGGCTTATCTAGTACATATCAAAATATTGAAGCtattatgaattttttaaataaaaaagataaaaaaaatatgagcATAATAAAAAGGCCaatcatatgtatatgtaatgatatatatcataaaacTTTAAAAGAGTTAAGAAAAATTTCAAAAGTTGTTTTAgttgaaaatgttaatataCAAATGTTAAAAGGACGaatcaattatatatgtgataaggaaaatattaaaataagtAATGAAGCCATAAATAAGTTAATAGACATTTATAAATCAGATGTTAGAGCAATTCTGAACACGATTTATTTTCTGTCTATAGGATGCCGATCATTAAATGGTGATGGTGATGGTAATGGTAATGGTAATGGAAATGGTAATGGAAATGgtaatggaaataataacaaaacgATAATCAGTTTGGATACTCTTAActcatatttatttcacaAAGATGCAAACAACAATTATGTTGAATtgctaaatattatatatgtcaaaaataaaaataaaaaattaataaaaaagttgTTGTTagaatgttataatttttttcacataaGTTTAGGAACAGAATATAATTATCTACAatcttattattatatatatgacaatttattaaatattcctTTTAATGATTTTGAATTTTCTAAACTTGGATATGGATTagattttttatcattttgtgatcatttagaatataaacaaaaacaaatattaaattattctttacaaaaaatgttatttttatctgtttatttatttataattattataaatttaaacaCTAATTCACAtgtacaatatatattaatgaataaCAGTACAAGTAAtcattttagaaaaaaacaaattgatttaaaaaatattaaaaataattttattaatgataAATTTGCAGTTatcacatataaatatatatattcaaaatatttttattcagaaattttgaattatatatttgcctttttttattcaaatgaatttttttttaaaaatgttcaTTTATGGGggaaacaaaattattataaagatATAGATTTTcctaaatatattttagtaccatatgaatataaaaatgttagcaaatttaaattattttctttgaagcttttattttttatgacaATCTTTAACATATCATTTACAAGTATCTTTTCTTCATTATCTCTAACACAATCAGAATCCACGAACCCAACGAAATCGGTTACACACACTGACCCTAAATCTGTGactaacaaaaataataatatcaatTCTTTGAATAATACCAATTCTTTGAATAATAACATGACCAAGGCATACATATTTGACCCATTTGTTGAtgatttgttaatatatgctcaaaaaaaaaacaacattttttCTTCTTATTCATATAACCAAAATAAGCAAATAAACAATTATATGACAAACACAACATCTTTTAATTTCAAAACTTTGCCAAATATtctaaataatgatatatgtGAAGCTTTGaacgatttaaaaaattggaTAAATAACATATCTccaaaatataacaaaaaaaataaagagaaACATCTAAATCAGATGCAAATTGTTAAATCATCTTATAAccataaaaatacaaaaaaatcaaCATTTGATGTTACATATGCTTCTAATTTCGAACTATCACTAACAGATATGATTCTAATTGCATATCAAGATGGATATCAACATTCAtataaacattattttttaaaccaACAAAATGAAACTAATTATGttgaaaataaacaaaaaaatcaaacCTCAAATATAACATTAGATCATATTATACCTCAAACTAAAATACtaacaaataaaaacaattcaATATTTACTATTTCAGATTTAATTGCTCAAGAAAAAtcttatatgaaaaaatatataaataatgataaaaatatttatttttcaggAAAATATATCAAGACATCAggttattataaaaatgtggaAGAACGATGTAATGCCGTTTTACAACCATTAAACTTTTATATtatggaaaataaataactcattattgttttatattttatatttttttttattattttatcattttttttaataattgttAAATTATACAATATGTTATcattttaaaacaacaaatCGCTCTGTATACAAGTATCACCCTTTATTTGAACtgaaaaatatgttaatatatttacatttcatattattatacatcTGTATATTACAAACTAATATCTATACTCTTTCCATTTCTTTTccataaatatatcttaCTATTTTCCattatgttattttatattttgccaaaaattttatttatgataaaattcaaaataaCCCCACACTAGCCTAGGCTCACAAATGTCCCGTTTAATTAACCCCAACTTTTTAGCTATACAActaaagtaataaaaaaaattattttaaaaaatataaacttaaaaaatataaacttaaaaaatataaatttaaaaaaaaaattattattttatatattgtataataAAACGCAATTacgcatatttttattttttccacatTTTGTACAAACACATGTTGACGTGACTAGCGAATACTGCTTATctcaatttataaaataattaaaactctataaaacttttaatatatttatttttccccttttttaataatggctattttttttttatatcacaATCTTTTCCGTTATgtgtattaaattttatgtacataaataaaatttattaaaaaaaagaatggGAACTAA is drawn from Plasmodium yoelii strain 17X genome assembly, chromosome: 2 and contains these coding sequences:
- a CDS encoding P-loop containing nucleoside triphosphate hydrolase, putative, encoding MEFNLDGFNDFDKLDNILINEIEKEKKQNVGDKRKFDIYDDYQELLNTKIQKKKNKKKETVNNNYDHVSNIYEQGQENIQTNDNYHILFNREFHNHYIFNDYKYLKEYVYKNNLMSDDIYFKRDEIIMKNKIDSQKMFQTNEDLTDFIKIYDVNNNYPPIYLNLFKKSDKNTTSQSSYNYQFKTHDEEHNLSTCTKSKKRNFRDMLERVLNEIKQENIDKENKKKYEYTSTNNLMSKQNDESNMSCQKMITENINFVEKYRGKYFSELLTDETINREVLLWIKQWNDLIKKEKEIMYKNNEEEKKEYLKKFNDFPKILLLGGSAGKGKTTLAYVIANHFKFNVIEINGSDDRNKETLIPFIESIVCNNSIGSKPNICIIDEIDGLSSTYQNIEAIMNFLNKKDKKNMSIIKRPIICICNDIYHKTLKELRKISKVVLVENVNIQMLKGRINYICDKENIKISNEAINKLIDIYKSDVRAILNTIYFLSIGCRSLNGDGDGNGNGNGNGNGNGNGNNNKTIISLDTLNSYLFHKDANNNYVELLNIIYVKNKNKKLIKKLLLECYNFFHISLGTEYNYLQSYYYIYDNLLNIPFNDFEFSKLGYGLDFLSFCDHLEYKQKQILNYSLQKMLFLSVYLFIIIINLNTNSHVQYILMNNSTSNHFRKKQIDLKNIKNNFINDKFAVITYKYIYSKYFYSEILNYIFAFFYSNEFFFKNVHLWGKQNYYKDIDFPKYILVPYEYKNVSKFKLFSLKLLFFMTIFNISFTSIFSSLSLTQSESTNPTKSVTHTDPKSVTNKNNNINSLNNTNSLNNNMTKAYIFDPFVDDLLIYAQKKNNIFSSYSYNQNKQINNYMTNTTSFNFKTLPNILNNDICEALNDLKNWINNISPKYNKKNKEKHLNQMQIVKSSYNHKNTKKSTFDVTYASNFELSLTDMILIAYQDGYQHSYKHYFLNQQNETNYVENKQKNQTSNITLDHIIPQTKILTNKNNSIFTISDLIAQEKSYMKKYINNDKNIYFSGKYIKTSGYYKNVEERCNAVLQPLNFYIMENK